The Flaviramulus sp. BrNp1-15 genome has a window encoding:
- the gcvH gene encoding glycine cleavage system protein GcvH, whose translation MNIPSDLKYTKDHEWVKIEEDVATIGITDFAQGELGDIVYVEVETLDETLEAEEIFGTVEAVKTVSDLFLPLSGEIIEFNESLEDEPEKVNTDPYGDGWMIKVKCSDLSQVDGLMSADDYKTLIGA comes from the coding sequence ATGAATATTCCATCAGATTTAAAATATACCAAAGATCACGAGTGGGTTAAGATAGAAGAAGATGTGGCAACCATAGGTATTACAGATTTTGCACAAGGTGAGTTAGGAGATATTGTTTATGTTGAGGTTGAAACATTAGATGAAACATTAGAAGCCGAAGAAATTTTTGGAACGGTTGAAGCTGTTAAAACAGTATCAGATTTATTTTTACCATTATCTGGTGAAATTATTGAGTTTAATGAATCGCTTGAAGATGAGCCAGAAAAAGTAAATACAGATCCTTACGGAGATGGTTGGATGATAAAAGTTAAGTGTTCAGACCTCTCACAAGTAGATGGCTTAATGTCTGCCGATGATTATAAAACACTTATAGGTGCTTAA
- a CDS encoding VanZ family protein, with translation MLKKFALIITLIYSIALATVSLITINDLPNIGVSFGDKLFHFFAYALLVFLWFSAFVNSFKFKKKRAIYFAIILSVLFGIIIEVLQDTMTVSRALDIYDVVANTLGALLTSLALWFKNRLHVKKS, from the coding sequence GTGCTTAAAAAATTTGCACTAATAATCACGTTAATATATTCAATAGCTTTAGCTACTGTTAGTTTAATTACTATTAATGATTTGCCTAACATAGGTGTTTCATTTGGCGATAAATTATTTCATTTTTTTGCCTACGCCTTGTTAGTATTTTTGTGGTTTAGTGCCTTTGTAAATTCTTTTAAATTTAAAAAAAAACGAGCTATTTATTTTGCAATTATACTCTCTGTATTATTTGGTATAATTATTGAGGTATTACAAGATACAATGACAGTTTCAAGAGCCTTAGATATTTACGATGTTGTGGCAAATACCCTTGGGGCGTTATTGACATCATTAGCATTGTGGTTTAAAAACAGATTACACGTTAAAAAATCTTAA
- the ruvA gene encoding Holliday junction branch migration protein RuvA translates to MITHIQGKLTEKNPTHVVIDCNGVGYMLNISLHTYSQIPDNEQLKLYTHLQVKEDSHTLYGFSSLAEREIFRLLISVSGIGASTARTMLSSLTPKQVREGIAGNDVALIQSIKGIGAKTAQRVIIDLKDKILKIYDIDEVSVSQDNTNKDEALSALEVLGFAKKQAERVVDKIMIAHPDANVETIIKQALKNL, encoded by the coding sequence ATGATAACACATATTCAAGGAAAGCTAACTGAAAAAAACCCAACCCATGTTGTTATTGATTGTAATGGGGTGGGTTATATGCTAAATATTTCATTACATACCTATTCTCAAATTCCAGATAACGAACAATTAAAACTCTATACACATCTTCAGGTGAAAGAAGATTCTCATACATTATATGGGTTTTCATCACTTGCAGAACGCGAGATTTTTAGATTATTAATATCTGTAAGTGGCATTGGAGCGAGTACAGCAAGAACTATGCTATCGTCATTAACACCTAAACAAGTACGAGAAGGTATAGCTGGAAATGATGTAGCTTTAATTCAATCTATAAAAGGTATCGGTGCAAAAACAGCACAACGTGTTATTATAGATTTAAAAGATAAAATATTAAAGATTTACGATATTGATGAAGTTTCGGTTTCTCAAGACAATACCAACAAAGATGAAGCGTTATCTGCTTTAGAAGTGCTTGGTTTTGCCAAAAAACAGGCTGAACGCGTTGTGGATAAAATTATGATAGCTCATCCAGATGCCAATGTTGAAACTATTATAAAGCAAGCCCTCAAAAATTTATAA
- a CDS encoding energy transducer TonB, giving the protein MEPKKNPKANVGRNSSLYFAIGLALMLFLTNYAINYKTYDKSDIDIGQLNLDEELEEEIPITEQIQTPPPPPPPPAAPEVIEIVEDEEEVEETVIESTEVDQETEIVEVEEVEVEEVEEDIDVPFSVIENVPVFPGCESGNNAAKRDCMSKKISQFVNKKFNTDLASDLGLSGRQRINVIFKIDKTGNITGIRARAPHPGLEKEAARVIGLLPKMKPGKQRGKPVNVPYSLPIIFQVQD; this is encoded by the coding sequence ATGGAACCTAAAAAAAATCCTAAAGCAAATGTAGGGCGTAACAGCTCACTATACTTCGCTATTGGTCTAGCATTAATGTTATTTTTAACAAACTATGCTATCAATTACAAAACTTATGACAAATCTGATATTGATATCGGGCAATTAAATCTTGATGAAGAATTAGAAGAAGAAATTCCAATCACAGAACAAATTCAAACACCTCCACCACCTCCACCACCACCTGCTGCGCCAGAAGTGATAGAAATTGTTGAGGATGAAGAAGAAGTAGAAGAAACAGTTATTGAGTCTACAGAAGTTGATCAAGAAACAGAAATTGTTGAAGTTGAAGAGGTAGAAGTAGAAGAAGTAGAAGAAGATATTGATGTACCTTTCTCAGTAATTGAAAACGTTCCAGTTTTTCCAGGATGTGAAAGCGGAAACAATGCTGCAAAAAGAGACTGTATGTCTAAAAAAATATCACAATTTGTGAATAAAAAATTTAATACAGATTTAGCCAGTGATTTAGGATTATCTGGTAGACAACGTATTAATGTGATATTTAAAATCGATAAAACAGGAAATATAACAGGTATTCGTGCTAGAGCACCACACCCAGGTTTAGAAAAAGAAGCTGCTAGAGTTATTGGTTTATTGCCAAAAATGAAGCCAGGGAAACAACGTGGTAAACCGGTAAACGTTCCATATTCTTTACCTATAATTTTCCAAGTTCAAGATTAA
- the sprA gene encoding cell surface protein SprA: protein MNRTKLIFYKPNLTCYAERSRKVFFVFFLFFSALAWSQQPVQDSVSTGFSLGKIKTPNPNSVESKYTYDPLTNRYIYTEKIGNYNIKYPVILTPAEYFDLVAKENRRSYYKEKIDAYDGKKDGADDAQKNLLPEFYVKSDFFETIFGSNTIEVTPTGSVEMDLGVLFSKQDNPSFSPRNRSNFTFDFDQRISLSLLGKVGTRLQVTANYDTQSTFDFQQLIKLEYTPTEDDIIQKIEVGNVSMPLNSSLITGAQSLFGVKAQLQFGKTTVTGVFSEQKSQSNTVVAQGGGTVEEFELFIRDYDENRHFFLAQYFRDTYDASLENYPFINNKGLQITRIEVWMTNRSNRTENVRNIVALQDLGESDKVGSAVNVFAAPGAFPDNENNAFNPNDIDVTGPTSQLNANIRDIATVQSGIEVASTQEGFDYAKLENARKLTNGQEYTLNPELGYISLNQRLNNDEVLAVAFQYTLGGQVYQVGEFANDGIDATDVDRNADGDVTNVVNTTLVLKMLKSSITNVTQPIWDLMMKNIYDTGAYNLSQDDFTLNIFYNEASPLNFITPVEGTTFPPFNNHTPLDTNDDRDIRETTLLRLFNLDKLNFNNDPQSNGDGFFDFVPGITVLPQNGKIVFTKAEPFGRYLFDVLDDDGNPNNNEADYQADSYTNPNHEKYVYDILYKETKTAALEEVEKNKFKLKGRYKSTGGDGIPIGSFNVPRGSVRVTAGGRVLVEGIDYTVNYNLGRVQILDEALKASNTPIEVSTENNAVFGQQTRRFTGLNIEHKFNENFVLGGTLLNLNERPITQKANYGTEPINNTIFGVNGNYATKVPFLTRLANKLPNIDTDVESNLSLRGEFAYLAPGAPKGTNFNGEATSYVDDFEGSQNGIDLKSQQSWYLSSRPLDLGRSYTEGPEDDNGIQNGYDRALLNWYSIDPIFYSSQRPGGISDDDVSGLYTSRVFINELFPDRDLVQGQNSVLFTLDLAYYPQERGPYNFEPTAADGTIDNPQNAWAGITRQLTSTDFEQQNVEYIEFWLQDPFQENPSNPGGKLVFNLGNISEDIIKDGKKLYENGLPKDGDVGMLQQTVWGTVVPQNQSLIYAFDSAGEERSRQDVGYDGYDDAEEVAVFGAGFGEDPANDNYAYFLNAEGDIFERYKKYNGVEGNTPDTFSNTDRGANTQPDVEDINRDNTMNTIDSYYEYELDITRQNLPTSQADFDNIPNSNPLKDYLRDFKDRPRALPNGENVNVRWYQFRIPVQGSLATPVGGITDLRSIRFTRVYLKEFTQPTVFRFGTLDLVRSDWRRYTQTLEFDKDDPDDDGTDFSVGVIGTLENEGSYDRPPGIEPEQLFNNNTVVRQNEQSLVVKVCDLETEDSRAVYKNINVDMRQYKRIRMFMHAEDGESGTGNITDNDLVGFIRMGNDLTENYYQIEIPLVISTSTSRQGLWPIENEINLPIDVLGKIKAQGISDMTLSNENPTFYDVIDGNISLATNPFGGYVIGQHRVGIKGNPNFGDIRTLMVGVKNRSSNDVCAELWFNELRLSDMDNEGGWAAVVSMDTNIADFANISATGRQSTTGFGSLEQGPSQRSLEDVKQYDVVTNVNVGQLLPKKWGIQVPFNYGQSEELITPKYDQFYKDLTLDSRLDAANDNAEREKIKQQSEDYTKRQSINFIGVRKTRTTDKTPRFYDVENVTLNYSYNKVQHRDFEIENSVNKTLRVGANYAHNFNQVTVEPFKKNDSLFTGKYWKLLKDFNFNLLPTSFTVNTDVNRQFNRQKFREIDLTGNNIAIEELFRRNYTFDFQYGLNYNLTKSLQFNFTAANNNIVRNYFKDNDLIAGEQDSELDVWDGLLDVGDPNRQSQNLGVTYQLPINKIPTFSFIDATYQYTGSFLWQKGSDLYGNLELDGQTYDLGNSIQNSNVHNINASLDMNRLYKYIGLVKKPIRTVRSRTTSRGGPPGPEQKKRTVPKAKNQSVTKLLNAGVDILTTIKRIQVNYSENSGTFLPGYTQTPGFIGTLKPTTGFTFGSQSDIRYLAARRGWLTLFPEFNQQFSTTNTKQLDISASLEPVKDLKIDIVGNRAYYENYTENYRVENGIYNSLTPNTFGNFNISTILIKTAFSKSDENISEAFNDFRDNRLKIANRLAEDFYGNTTFARDAEGYPLGFGKNNQKVLLPAFLAAYSGQDANKIRTSAFRDVPIPNWDLKYTGFMKFNWFKKRFKRFSLTHGYRSTYTINQFTTNLNLNTDESVNEQPIPETPYASQPQEALDQSGNYKNGRLFSNINLSEMFSPLVRLDFEMKNSVKILAEIRKDRLLSLSFDNNLLTEVLGNEYIIGLGYRIKDLRIRSKLAGPQKRIVSDLNMKADISVRDNKTIIRYLDLENNQITSGQTIWGLKYSADYAFSKNLTGIFYFDYTFSEYAISTAFPQTTIRSGLTLRYNFGN, encoded by the coding sequence TTGAATAGAACTAAACTAATTTTCTATAAACCTAACCTAACTTGTTACGCTGAACGCAGTCGAAAAGTATTTTTCGTTTTCTTCTTGTTTTTTTCAGCTTTAGCATGGTCTCAACAGCCCGTTCAAGATTCGGTTTCAACAGGATTTAGTTTAGGCAAAATAAAAACACCAAACCCTAATAGTGTAGAGTCTAAATACACTTACGACCCTTTAACGAATCGTTATATTTACACTGAAAAAATAGGGAATTATAATATTAAGTATCCCGTTATTTTAACTCCTGCAGAGTATTTCGATTTAGTTGCTAAAGAAAATCGTAGAAGTTATTATAAAGAAAAAATTGATGCTTACGATGGTAAGAAAGATGGAGCTGATGATGCACAAAAAAATCTATTACCAGAATTTTATGTAAAATCAGATTTTTTCGAAACTATTTTTGGAAGTAACACAATTGAAGTAACACCAACCGGTTCTGTAGAAATGGATTTAGGTGTGCTTTTTTCTAAGCAGGATAACCCATCATTTTCACCAAGAAACCGTAGTAATTTTACTTTCGATTTCGATCAACGAATCAGTTTAAGTTTATTAGGTAAAGTAGGAACAAGGTTGCAAGTAACTGCAAATTACGATACACAATCTACCTTTGATTTTCAACAGCTTATAAAGCTAGAATATACTCCAACAGAGGATGATATCATTCAAAAAATAGAAGTAGGTAATGTTAGCATGCCTTTAAACAGTTCGTTAATTACGGGTGCACAAAGTTTGTTTGGTGTAAAAGCACAATTACAGTTTGGAAAAACAACAGTAACAGGTGTGTTTTCTGAACAAAAATCACAATCTAATACAGTAGTGGCTCAAGGTGGTGGAACTGTTGAAGAGTTTGAATTATTTATAAGAGATTATGATGAAAACAGGCATTTCTTTTTAGCACAATATTTTAGAGATACTTATGATGCTTCTCTGGAGAATTATCCTTTTATAAATAACAAAGGGTTACAAATTACCAGAATAGAAGTTTGGATGACCAACCGAAGCAACCGAACCGAAAATGTTAGAAATATTGTAGCACTTCAAGATTTAGGTGAAAGTGATAAAGTAGGTTCTGCGGTTAATGTATTTGCAGCTCCTGGAGCTTTTCCTGATAATGAAAACAATGCTTTTAATCCAAATGATATTGATGTAACAGGACCAACATCACAACTTAATGCCAATATAAGAGATATTGCAACTGTGCAATCTGGAATTGAAGTAGCTAGTACACAAGAAGGTTTTGATTATGCAAAACTGGAAAATGCTAGAAAACTAACTAATGGACAAGAATATACTTTAAATCCCGAACTAGGTTATATTTCTTTAAATCAGCGATTAAATAATGATGAGGTTTTGGCTGTTGCCTTTCAATACACATTGGGGGGACAAGTTTATCAGGTAGGTGAATTTGCAAATGATGGTATTGATGCAACAGATGTAGACAGAAATGCAGATGGTGATGTTACAAATGTTGTAAATACCACTTTGGTATTAAAAATGTTAAAAAGTAGTATCACAAATGTTACGCAACCCATTTGGGATTTAATGATGAAAAACATCTACGATACAGGAGCATATAACTTAAGTCAGGATGATTTCACTCTTAACATTTTTTATAATGAAGCATCACCATTAAACTTTATAACACCTGTTGAAGGTACAACATTTCCTCCCTTTAATAATCATACACCTTTAGATACTAATGATGATAGAGATATAAGGGAAACAACTTTACTTAGGTTATTCAATTTAGATAAATTGAACTTTAATAATGACCCTCAGAGCAATGGAGATGGTTTTTTTGATTTTGTTCCAGGCATTACGGTCTTGCCTCAAAATGGTAAAATTGTTTTTACAAAAGCGGAACCTTTTGGGCGTTATTTATTTGATGTTTTAGATGATGATGGTAATCCAAATAACAACGAAGCAGATTATCAAGCTGATAGTTATACAAACCCAAATCATGAAAAGTATGTTTATGATATTCTTTATAAAGAAACTAAAACCGCTGCTTTAGAGGAAGTAGAAAAAAATAAATTCAAATTAAAAGGGCGCTATAAATCTACAGGCGGCGACGGTATTCCTATAGGCTCTTTTAATGTGCCAAGAGGCTCGGTGAGAGTAACAGCGGGTGGTCGTGTTTTAGTTGAAGGCATTGATTATACAGTAAACTATAATTTAGGGCGTGTTCAAATTTTAGATGAAGCTTTAAAAGCATCAAACACACCAATAGAAGTTTCTACTGAAAATAATGCGGTTTTCGGTCAACAAACCAGACGTTTTACTGGTTTAAATATAGAGCATAAGTTTAATGAAAACTTTGTTTTAGGTGGAACATTGTTAAATCTAAACGAACGTCCAATTACGCAAAAAGCAAACTATGGCACAGAACCTATTAATAACACTATTTTTGGTGTTAATGGAAATTATGCTACCAAAGTTCCTTTTTTAACGCGATTAGCAAATAAGTTACCAAATATTGATACCGATGTAGAATCTAATTTATCACTTAGAGGCGAGTTTGCTTATTTAGCACCTGGCGCTCCAAAGGGAACAAATTTTAATGGTGAAGCTACTTCGTATGTTGATGATTTTGAAGGTTCACAAAATGGCATCGATTTAAAATCTCAACAATCATGGTATTTATCCAGTAGACCATTAGATTTAGGTAGAAGTTATACCGAAGGACCAGAAGATGATAATGGTATTCAAAATGGATATGATAGAGCTTTATTAAACTGGTATAGTATCGATCCTATTTTTTATAGTAGCCAGCGTCCGGGAGGTATTTCAGATGATGATGTTTCTGGATTATACACCAGTCGTGTGTTTATTAATGAGCTTTTCCCAGATAGAGATTTAGTACAGGGACAAAATTCAGTGTTATTCACTCTAGATTTAGCGTATTATCCGCAAGAACGAGGACCCTATAATTTTGAGCCTACTGCTGCTGATGGTACAATAGATAATCCTCAAAATGCATGGGCAGGTATTACACGTCAATTAACATCTACAGATTTTGAACAGCAAAATGTAGAATATATTGAGTTTTGGCTGCAAGATCCTTTTCAGGAAAACCCATCAAACCCAGGTGGAAAGCTAGTATTTAACCTAGGTAATATTTCAGAAGATATTATTAAAGATGGTAAAAAATTGTATGAAAACGGATTACCAAAAGATGGTGATGTTGGTATGCTACAACAAACGGTTTGGGGAACAGTAGTGCCTCAAAATCAATCCTTAATTTATGCTTTTGATAGTGCAGGAGAAGAACGAAGCAGACAAGATGTTGGTTATGATGGTTATGACGATGCAGAAGAAGTTGCAGTTTTTGGAGCTGGATTTGGTGAAGACCCAGCAAATGATAACTATGCTTATTTTTTAAATGCAGAAGGAGACATTTTTGAGCGCTATAAAAAATACAATGGTGTAGAAGGCAATACTCCTGATACCTTTTCAAATACAGACCGAGGTGCTAATACACAACCCGATGTAGAAGATATTAATCGTGATAATACCATGAACACGATTGATAGTTATTATGAATATGAATTAGATATTACCAGGCAAAATTTACCAACATCACAGGCAGATTTTGATAATATTCCCAACAGTAACCCTCTAAAAGATTACTTAAGAGATTTTAAAGACAGACCTCGTGCTTTACCTAATGGGGAAAATGTAAATGTAAGATGGTATCAATTTAGAATTCCAGTTCAAGGTAGTTTAGCTACACCAGTTGGTGGTATTACAGATTTAAGATCTATTCGCTTTACTAGAGTTTATCTTAAAGAGTTTACACAGCCTACAGTATTTCGTTTTGGTACTTTAGATTTGGTGAGAAGTGATTGGAGACGTTATACACAAACTTTAGAGTTTGATAAAGATGATCCAGATGATGATGGAACCGATTTTTCAGTTGGTGTTATTGGAACATTAGAAAATGAGGGAAGTTATGATAGACCTCCAGGTATTGAACCCGAGCAACTATTTAACAACAATACGGTAGTTCGACAAAATGAACAGTCATTGGTTGTAAAAGTGTGTGATTTAGAAACTGAAGATTCCAGAGCCGTTTACAAAAATATTAATGTAGATATGCGCCAATATAAACGTATTAGAATGTTTATGCATGCAGAAGACGGCGAATCTGGAACAGGAAATATTACAGATAATGACTTAGTAGGATTTATTAGAATGGGTAATGACCTTACGGAAAACTACTATCAAATTGAAATTCCTTTAGTTATTTCTACCTCTACAAGCAGACAAGGATTATGGCCAATAGAGAATGAAATTAACTTGCCGATAGATGTTTTGGGTAAAATTAAAGCTCAAGGTATTTCAGATATGACATTGAGTAATGAAAACCCAACATTTTATGATGTAATTGATGGTAATATTTCATTAGCAACTAATCCATTTGGAGGATATGTAATAGGTCAACATCGTGTGGGTATAAAAGGTAACCCAAATTTTGGTGATATAAGAACACTTATGGTTGGGGTTAAAAATAGGTCTAGTAATGATGTTTGTGCAGAACTTTGGTTTAACGAATTGCGCTTATCTGACATGGATAACGAAGGTGGTTGGGCAGCCGTAGTAAGTATGGATACAAATATTGCAGACTTTGCAAATATTAGCGCAACCGGAAGACAAAGTACAACGGGGTTTGGTTCTTTAGAGCAAGGTCCAAGTCAGCGTAGTTTAGAAGATGTTAAGCAGTACGATGTAGTTACTAATGTAAATGTAGGGCAGCTATTACCAAAAAAATGGGGTATTCAGGTGCCATTTAATTATGGGCAAAGTGAAGAACTTATTACACCAAAATACGATCAATTTTATAAGGATTTAACTTTAGATTCTAGATTAGATGCAGCCAATGATAATGCAGAAAGGGAAAAAATAAAACAACAGTCTGAAGATTACACAAAACGCCAAAGCATCAATTTTATAGGTGTTAGAAAAACAAGAACAACAGATAAAACACCACGCTTTTACGATGTTGAAAACGTTACCTTAAACTATTCTTATAACAAAGTACAACATAGAGATTTTGAAATTGAAAACTCAGTAAACAAAACACTTCGTGTTGGCGCTAATTATGCACATAATTTCAATCAAGTTACTGTTGAGCCATTCAAGAAAAACGATTCACTTTTTACAGGGAAATATTGGAAATTATTAAAAGATTTTAATTTCAATTTACTACCAACAAGCTTTACGGTTAACACAGATGTTAATCGACAATTCAATAGACAAAAGTTTAGAGAAATAGACTTAACAGGAAATAATATAGCTATAGAAGAATTATTTAGAAGAAATTATACTTTCGATTTTCAATATGGACTTAATTACAATCTAACAAAATCGTTACAATTCAATTTCACTGCAGCAAATAATAACATTGTTAGAAACTATTTTAAAGACAACGATTTAATAGCAGGAGAGCAAGATAGTGAACTTGATGTTTGGGATGGGTTGTTAGATGTTGGAGATCCTAACAGACAAAGTCAAAATTTAGGAGTTACTTATCAATTACCAATAAATAAAATTCCAACCTTTAGTTTTATAGATGCTACGTACCAATATACAGGTAGTTTTTTATGGCAAAAAGGTTCAGATTTGTATGGAAATTTAGAGTTAGACGGACAAACTTACGATTTAGGAAATTCTATTCAGAATTCAAACGTTCATAATATTAACGCGTCGTTAGATATGAATCGTTTGTATAAATATATTGGTTTAGTAAAAAAACCTATTAGAACGGTTAGAAGTAGAACAACGTCTAGAGGAGGGCCTCCAGGACCAGAACAAAAGAAAAGAACAGTACCAAAAGCTAAAAACCAATCGGTTACTAAATTACTAAATGCAGGTGTAGATATTTTAACCACTATTAAAAGAATTCAAGTTAATTATTCTGAAAATAGCGGAACGTTTTTACCTGGTTATACGCAAACGCCTGGATTTATTGGAACATTAAAACCAACTACTGGTTTTACATTTGGTAGCCAGAGTGATATTAGATATTTAGCGGCAAGAAGAGGTTGGTTAACTTTATTTCCAGAATTCAATCAGCAGTTTTCAACCACTAACACAAAACAATTAGATATATCTGCAAGTTTAGAGCCTGTAAAAGACTTAAAAATAGATATTGTTGGTAACAGAGCCTATTACGAAAATTATACTGAGAATTACAGAGTAGAAAATGGGATTTACAACTCGTTAACACCAAATACTTTTGGAAACTTTAATATATCAACCATTTTAATAAAAACAGCATTTAGTAAAAGTGATGAAAATATTAGTGAGGCTTTTAACGATTTTAGAGATAACCGATTAAAAATTGCTAATAGACTAGCTGAAGATTTCTATGGTAATACAACTTTTGCTAGAGATGCAGAAGGTTATCCACTAGGCTTTGGTAAAAACAATCAAAAGGTGTTATTGCCAGCGTTTTTAGCAGCTTACTCTGGGCAAGATGCTAATAAAATTAGAACGAGTGCGTTTAGAGATGTACCAATACCAAACTGGGATTTAAAGTACACCGGCTTCATGAAATTCAATTGGTTTAAAAAGCGTTTCAAACGTTTTTCATTAACACATGGGTATCGCTCTACTTACACAATTAATCAATTTACAACGAATTTAAATCTCAATACAGACGAAAGCGTTAATGAACAACCAATTCCAGAAACTCCCTATGCTAGCCAGCCGCAAGAAGCTTTAGACCAATCTGGTAATTATAAAAACGGACGTTTATTTAGCAATATCAATTTGTCAGAAATGTTTAGTCCGTTAGTAAGGTTAGACTTTGAAATGAAAAATTCGGTTAAAATTCTAGCTGAAATTAGAAAAGATAGATTACTATCATTAAGTTTCGATAATAACTTATTAACCGAAGTTTTAGGAAATGAATATATAATAGGGTTAGGTTACAGAATTAAAGATTTACGTATTCGCTCAAAACTCGCAGGGCCTCAAAAACGTATTGTGAGCGATTTAAATATGAAGGCTGATATATCTGTAAGGGATAATAAAACCATTATTAGATATTTAGATTTAGAGAACAATCAAATTACCTCTGGTCAAACAATTTGGGGCTTAAAATATTCAGCAGATTATGCTTTTAGTAAAAACCTAACAGGTATATTTTATTTTGATTATACGTTTTCAGAATATGCAATTTCTACAGCTTTCCCTCAAACAACGATAAGGTCTGGTCTTACTTTAAGGTATAATTTTGGAAACTAA
- a CDS encoding energy transducer TonB, whose product MSNLKKTHEPIRQNGEIVKKSQKHDANLQKNSTFYFQIGLIVCLLATFGLLEMKFETTIHEYGDLPPLEEPTYIDIPIVITEVPELIEPVVQKKSKQPDSYKQVSNETDLNPVIDTPVKPIIKNPVLDPDAIPDLPEKPVEPENVPFFAIQNAPIYPGCEKAKNNNERKKCMSEKITKLVQRKFNGSDIAVDYGLTGKQKIDVEFTIDKTGHVTNIKTRSPHPKLDKEAVRVINFIPEMTPGKQRDKNVGVIYNLPIIFQVQ is encoded by the coding sequence ATGAGTAATCTTAAGAAAACTCACGAACCCATTCGGCAAAATGGGGAAATCGTGAAAAAATCACAAAAGCATGATGCAAATTTACAAAAAAACTCAACCTTTTACTTTCAAATAGGGTTGATTGTTTGTTTACTGGCAACCTTTGGTTTGCTTGAAATGAAGTTTGAAACTACTATTCATGAATATGGCGACTTACCTCCATTGGAAGAACCTACTTATATAGATATTCCAATTGTTATAACAGAAGTACCTGAATTAATTGAGCCTGTCGTACAAAAGAAGAGTAAACAACCTGATAGCTATAAACAGGTTTCTAATGAGACTGATTTGAATCCAGTTATTGATACACCAGTTAAACCAATAATAAAGAACCCAGTTCTTGACCCAGATGCTATTCCTGATTTACCAGAAAAACCAGTAGAGCCTGAGAATGTTCCTTTTTTTGCAATACAAAACGCACCAATTTATCCAGGTTGTGAAAAGGCAAAAAACAACAATGAAAGAAAAAAGTGTATGTCTGAAAAAATCACCAAACTTGTTCAACGAAAGTTCAATGGTAGTGATATCGCTGTAGATTATGGTTTAACAGGTAAGCAAAAAATTGATGTAGAATTTACCATAGATAAAACAGGGCATGTAACCAATATTAAAACACGATCGCCTCATCCTAAATTAGATAAAGAAGCGGTTAGAGTTATTAATTTTATCCCGGAAATGACACCAGGTAAACAACGCGATAAAAATGTTGGGGTTATTTATAACTTACCTATCATTTTTCAAGTACAATAA